In Gossypium raimondii isolate GPD5lz chromosome 12, ASM2569854v1, whole genome shotgun sequence, a single window of DNA contains:
- the LOC105764932 gene encoding uncharacterized protein LOC105764932, which yields MGKKGKHKHKYGHVGHHHHGGYPPGAYAPPPGGYPPPGGGYPPGGYPPHGGHPGYPPHGGHLTPGGYPPHVGHHPPGGYPPQGYPPQGYPQAGYPPVVQPGGYPHGAHPPSGYPGASYSGHGAYGQHAGKVKHGKHGKYKGKKGKKHGILGKKKLW from the exons ATGGGAAAGAAGGGAAAGCATAAACATAAATATGGTCATGTTGGACACCATCATCATGGAGGATATCCACCAGGTGCATATGCTCCACCGCCCGGAGGGTATCCCCCTCCAGGAGGAGGATATCCTCCTGGAGGGTACCCCCCACATGGGGGACATCCAGGATATCCACCACATGGAGGACATCTTACTCCTGGAGGGTATCCCCCTCATGTAGGACACCATCCACCTGGAGGATATCCCCCTCAGGGTTATCCTCCTCAAGGCTACCCGCAAGCAGGTTATCCTCCTGTTGTCCAACCAGGTGGTTATCCTCATGGTGCACACCCTCCATCTGGTTATCCTGGAGCTTCTTATTCgg GGCATGGTGCTTATGGACAACACGCCGGTAAAGTTAAGCATGGGAAGCACGGAAAATATAAAGGGAAGAAGGGAAAGAAACACGGAATTCTAGGCAAAAAGAAGTTGTGGTaa
- the LOC105764934 gene encoding F-box protein SKIP31, which produces MTLSDEEDEFLANFLESELSDEEEPEAKRLRVVKEDEEKEKEGKGDGASSNMNPNPNPGQVKNNNNWNNPRRIESGTFSKIPPELFTQILKFLSSEDLVSCSMVCSFLNYAASDESLWRRLYCMRWGLLPPTKIRECPWKKLYIQRDEEDMIELVRNCPSEFKEYYIQMQSAKRSQAPLPSQVKDDSIILDKTVADRVSIWKSSRGLTDKVVTDHACSGETCTYYQIGDVFVCEKTGQVHVCDDTCREVILDPNNELLVCTISGHCFDRLLSPSEMELDAEQQQAGGTDEAEPFLGSGRFARAYLLGYNCEDEKELEAALRFC; this is translated from the exons ATGACGTTGTCAGACGAAGAAGATGAGTTTTTGGCGAATTTCCTTGAATCCGAGCTCTCCGATGAG GAGGAGCCGGAAGCCAAGCGATTGCGCGTTGTGAAGGAAGATGAGGAAAAGGAGAAAGAAGGCAAAGGAGATGGGGCTTCTTCGAATATGAATCCGAATCCGAATCCGGGCCAAGTGAAGAACAATAATAATTGGAACAATCCTAGGAGGATTGAGAGTGGTACTTTCAGCAAGATTCCACCTGAGTTATTTACTCAAATCCTCAAATTCCTCTCATCCGAG GATCTTGTATCGTGCTCGATGGTGTGTAGTTTCCTGAATTATGCCGCATCTGACGAATCCTTATGGCGCCGACT GTATTGTATGCGATGGGGTTTGTTGCCTCCAACAAAAATACGGGAATGTCCTTGGAAGAAGCTTTATATTCAG CGTGATGAAGAGGACATGATTGAACTTGTTAGGAACTGTCCATCTGAATTTAAAGAATACTACATTCAAATGCAATCAGCTAAAAGAAGCCAAGCACCTCTTCCTTCTCAG GTGAAGGATGACTCAATAATTCTTGACAAGACAGTTGCTGATCGAGTATCTATCTGGAAAAGTAGTCGCGGCCTGACTGATAAGGTTGTCACTGACCATGCTTGTTCTGGAGAAACATGTACCTACTACCAAATAGGGGATGTATTTGTTTGTGAGAAGACTGGGCAGGTTCATG TATGTGACGATACTTGTCGAGAAGTCATTTTGGATCCCAACAATGAgcttttggtctgcacaatttCAGGCCACTGTTTTGATAGGTTACTGTCACCATCCGAAATGGAATTGGATGCT GAACAGCAGCAAGCTGGTGGCACAGATGAAGCAGAACCATTCTTGGGATCTGGTCGCTTTG CACGAGCTTACTTATTAGGATACAACTGCGAGGATGAAAAGGAGCTGGAAGCTGCTTTGAGGTTTTGTTGA